From a region of the Georgenia yuyongxinii genome:
- a CDS encoding acylphosphatase — MIRRRLIVHGLVHGVGYRYSCQLQAERLGVRGWAANRDDGTVEVVLEGEPGPVAEMMAWLERGPRHADVTRVEVGEETPEGAVGFDTF; from the coding sequence GTCGCCTCATCGTCCACGGGCTGGTCCACGGCGTGGGCTACCGCTACTCCTGCCAGCTGCAGGCCGAGCGTCTCGGCGTGCGCGGCTGGGCCGCCAACCGTGACGACGGCACCGTCGAGGTGGTCCTGGAGGGTGAGCCGGGTCCGGTGGCGGAGATGATGGCGTGGCTCGAGCGCGGCCCGCGCCACGCGGACGTGACGCGGGTGGAGGTCGGCGAGGAGACGCCGGAGGGGGCGGTCGGCTTCGACACCTTCTGA